The Amycolatopsis sp. DG1A-15b genome window below encodes:
- a CDS encoding MMPL family transporter — MDTITRTTGGGLARLAGWAQRHRWLAVALWALVLIGVTFTSRLAGSAFHDDNSLPGTESQQVVDLLDNTAQSGASAQIVLKADGGLAANRAPIGTMLGEVRSLPHVRSVSDPLETLSADGRIGYATVTFDAASTDLPYDDIVKFADTAKRAGPVEVALAGDPIARISESGGPAEGVGLLAALVILVFLFRSLLAAGLPVITAVFAVGSTLGVITVVSHFVDIASYTSPLMMLVGFGVGVDYALLIFSRYRTEILAGHDRESAARRALDTAGRSVLFAGTTVIIALLGLLALGLGGLRGVALAVALTVLMTMLASVTLLPALLSLFGKRLERGIRRHAARREHGKAWRRLADGVQRRPLAPLAIGLIVLIGLSIPAAGMRLGFADASTDPAGSTTRKAYDLLAEGFGPGFTGPLAIVTEDGDIVTLQRKLAETPGIARVLPPMGKTVLAFPTTSPQDEATAELVTRLRSDVLPTLPGHYLVGGSVAAATDFAGAVADRLPLFVLVVVGLSALLLMVVFRSILIPLKAALLNLLSIGASLGVMTLVFGDGWFGAQPGPIEAFVPVMIFAIVFGLSMDYEVFLVSRMHEEWRRTGDARLAVREGLASTGAVITAAGAIMVLVFGAFLLDPSRMLAQFGLGLAVAVLLDALVIRCLIVPAVMRLLGARAWWLPRWLDRRLPHVALEP; from the coding sequence ATGGACACCATCACTCGTACCACGGGCGGCGGCCTGGCGCGGCTGGCCGGCTGGGCGCAGCGCCACCGGTGGCTCGCCGTCGCGCTCTGGGCGCTGGTCCTCATCGGCGTCACGTTCACCTCCCGGCTCGCCGGCAGCGCGTTCCACGACGACAACTCGTTGCCCGGTACCGAATCCCAGCAGGTCGTGGACCTGCTCGACAACACGGCCCAGTCCGGCGCGAGCGCGCAGATCGTGCTGAAGGCCGACGGCGGGCTCGCCGCGAACCGCGCGCCGATCGGCACCATGCTGGGCGAAGTCCGGTCCCTGCCCCACGTGCGGTCGGTGAGCGACCCGCTCGAGACGCTCTCCGCCGACGGCCGGATCGGCTACGCCACCGTCACCTTCGACGCGGCCTCGACCGACCTCCCCTACGACGACATCGTGAAGTTCGCCGACACCGCGAAGCGGGCCGGGCCCGTGGAGGTCGCGCTCGCCGGGGACCCGATCGCGCGGATCTCCGAGAGCGGCGGACCCGCGGAGGGCGTCGGCCTGCTCGCCGCGCTGGTCATCCTCGTCTTCCTGTTCCGCTCGCTGCTCGCGGCCGGGCTGCCGGTGATCACCGCGGTGTTCGCCGTGGGCAGCACGCTGGGCGTGATCACGGTCGTCTCGCACTTCGTCGACATCGCGAGCTACACCTCGCCGCTGATGATGCTGGTCGGGTTCGGTGTCGGCGTCGACTACGCGCTGCTGATCTTTTCCCGCTACCGCACCGAAATCCTCGCCGGTCACGACCGCGAATCGGCCGCCCGGCGGGCGCTCGACACCGCCGGCCGCTCGGTGCTGTTCGCCGGGACGACCGTGATCATCGCGCTGCTCGGCCTCCTCGCGCTCGGGCTCGGCGGGCTGCGCGGGGTCGCGCTGGCCGTCGCGCTCACCGTCCTGATGACGATGCTCGCGTCCGTCACACTCCTGCCCGCGCTGCTGTCGCTGTTCGGCAAGCGGCTCGAACGCGGCATCCGCCGGCACGCCGCCCGGCGGGAGCACGGCAAGGCGTGGCGACGGCTCGCCGACGGCGTCCAGCGACGTCCGCTGGCTCCGCTCGCCATCGGCTTGATCGTCCTCATCGGACTGTCCATTCCGGCCGCGGGGATGCGGCTCGGGTTCGCCGACGCGAGCACCGACCCGGCCGGCTCCACCACGCGGAAGGCCTACGACCTGCTGGCCGAGGGCTTCGGCCCGGGCTTCACCGGCCCGCTCGCGATCGTCACCGAGGACGGCGACATCGTGACGCTGCAACGGAAACTCGCGGAGACCCCCGGCATCGCGCGGGTCCTGCCGCCGATGGGCAAGACCGTCCTGGCCTTCCCCACGACGTCACCGCAGGACGAAGCCACCGCCGAGCTGGTGACGCGGCTGCGGAGCGACGTCCTGCCGACGCTGCCGGGCCACTACCTCGTCGGCGGCTCGGTCGCGGCCGCGACGGACTTCGCCGGGGCCGTCGCGGATCGGCTGCCGTTGTTCGTGCTGGTCGTCGTCGGGCTGTCGGCGTTGCTGCTCATGGTGGTGTTCCGGTCGATCCTGATCCCGCTCAAGGCGGCGTTGCTGAACCTGCTGAGCATCGGCGCCTCCCTCGGCGTCATGACGCTGGTGTTCGGCGACGGCTGGTTCGGCGCGCAGCCGGGCCCGATCGAGGCGTTCGTGCCGGTGATGATCTTCGCGATCGTGTTCGGGCTGTCGATGGACTACGAGGTGTTCCTCGTGTCGCGCATGCACGAGGAGTGGCGCCGCACCGGCGACGCGCGGCTCGCGGTGCGCGAAGGCCTCGCGTCGACCGGCGCGGTGATCACCGCGGCGGGCGCGATCATGGTGCTGGTGTTCGGCGCGTTCCTGCTGGACCCGTCCCGGATGCTGGCGCAGTTCGGCCTCGGCCTGGCGGTCGCGGTCCTGCTGGACGCGCTGGTGATCCGCTGCCTGATCGTCCCGGCGGTCATGCGGCTGCTCGGGGCCAGGGCCTGGTGGCTGCCGCGGTGGCTGGACCGCCGCCTGCCGCACGTCGCGCTGGAGCCCTAA
- a CDS encoding GH92 family glycosyl hydrolase, whose product MRRSLTVALAAALLASTLTTMSAAAGLSPADFVDPLIGSAGDGNTYPGATAPFGMLAWSPTSTRGDQTSTGAANGYQYDTTRLRGFSLTHVNGAGCNPGAAGDVPILPFAGDVTSSPSADTADAVYASNFSHADEAATPGRYRLGLQNGVTTDVAATERTAIGTLSYPQGKPAGLLFRTSNSLNGSEDAETHIDAANRRVTGSVLTGAFCGRRANGGVNNRKSYYRLYFTARFDQPVTGTGTWKDATLQPGGTDQTGGEGYATGKDRAGRGSGGYVTFAPGSKVTVRIAISYVSLEGAERNLQAEQPKRSTVDSVAAGTKKAWNTELDRVQVSGGTAGQRITFTTALYHSLQQPNLVSDVDGQYLGMDRKPHRVERGQDAQYSNFSGWDQYRAQVQLLALTEPRVAGNFAQSLYNYAKQNDGVWDRWVHVNGATHVMTGDPSAATIATFYAMGVRNFDYRGAFDSLYRQATVPRPEGLQDGGCPGQCVGQRPNLAQYLTSHYAPNDVCHCWGGAAETLEDSVADSAIGRFADMLGRTREAAELRARGAYWRNVYNPDTGYMQARNVDGSWVTPFDPASDRGFAQGSAAAYTWMVPQDVSGLADAMGGKATAVTRLDGFFHDGAGNWQLKGGGPLKYDPTNEPDIHAPWLYNELGRPWKTQETVRQLVNSVYGTGPSGLPGNDDLGTMSAWYVFAALGVYPRTPGSGELLLSSPLFPGAVIRPAGGAPIRITTSGSGKYVQDVRRDGRPQRDWKVDASFLRGGRLDFRLSETPATWGS is encoded by the coding sequence ATGCGCCGTTCCCTCACGGTGGCGCTCGCCGCCGCCCTGCTCGCCTCGACGTTGACAACGATGTCGGCGGCCGCCGGCCTGAGTCCGGCCGACTTCGTCGATCCGCTCATCGGCTCCGCCGGGGACGGCAACACCTACCCCGGCGCGACCGCGCCTTTCGGGATGCTCGCCTGGAGTCCCACCAGCACCCGCGGCGACCAGACGTCGACCGGCGCCGCCAACGGCTACCAGTACGACACCACCCGGCTCCGCGGCTTCAGCCTCACCCACGTCAATGGCGCCGGCTGCAACCCCGGCGCCGCCGGGGACGTGCCGATCCTGCCGTTCGCCGGCGACGTCACCTCGTCGCCGAGCGCAGACACCGCCGATGCCGTCTACGCGAGCAACTTCAGCCACGCCGACGAAGCCGCGACGCCCGGCCGCTACCGGCTCGGTCTGCAGAACGGCGTCACGACCGATGTCGCCGCCACCGAACGGACCGCGATCGGCACGCTCTCCTACCCGCAGGGCAAGCCGGCCGGGCTGCTCTTCCGGACGTCGAACTCCCTCAACGGCAGCGAGGACGCCGAGACGCACATCGACGCGGCGAACCGGCGCGTGACCGGGTCCGTGCTCACCGGCGCCTTCTGCGGCCGCCGCGCGAACGGCGGTGTCAACAACCGCAAGTCCTACTACCGCCTGTACTTCACCGCGCGGTTCGACCAGCCCGTCACCGGCACCGGGACGTGGAAGGACGCAACGCTCCAGCCCGGCGGCACCGACCAGACCGGCGGCGAGGGCTACGCCACCGGCAAGGACCGCGCCGGACGCGGTTCCGGCGGCTACGTCACCTTCGCGCCCGGCAGCAAGGTCACCGTGCGGATCGCCATCTCCTACGTCTCGCTCGAAGGCGCGGAACGCAACCTCCAGGCCGAACAGCCGAAGAGGTCCACTGTGGACAGCGTGGCCGCCGGGACGAAGAAGGCCTGGAACACCGAGCTCGACCGGGTACAGGTCAGCGGCGGCACCGCCGGCCAGCGGATCACCTTCACCACCGCGCTCTACCACAGCCTGCAGCAGCCCAACCTCGTCAGCGACGTCGACGGCCAGTACCTCGGCATGGACCGGAAGCCGCACCGCGTCGAACGCGGGCAGGACGCGCAGTACTCCAACTTCTCCGGCTGGGACCAGTACCGCGCGCAGGTGCAGCTTCTGGCCCTGACCGAGCCGCGCGTCGCGGGGAACTTCGCGCAATCGCTGTACAACTACGCGAAGCAGAACGACGGCGTCTGGGACCGCTGGGTGCACGTCAACGGCGCGACGCACGTGATGACCGGAGACCCGTCGGCGGCGACGATCGCGACCTTCTACGCGATGGGCGTCCGCAACTTCGACTACCGCGGCGCGTTCGACTCGCTCTACCGGCAGGCGACCGTCCCGCGGCCCGAAGGCCTGCAGGACGGCGGCTGCCCCGGACAGTGCGTCGGCCAGCGGCCCAACCTCGCGCAGTACCTGACGTCGCACTACGCGCCCAACGACGTCTGCCACTGCTGGGGCGGCGCCGCGGAGACGCTGGAAGACTCCGTCGCCGACTCCGCAATCGGACGTTTCGCAGACATGCTGGGCCGCACTCGCGAAGCCGCGGAGCTGCGCGCACGCGGCGCGTACTGGCGCAATGTCTACAACCCCGACACCGGCTACATGCAGGCCCGCAACGTCGACGGCAGCTGGGTGACGCCGTTCGACCCGGCGAGCGACCGCGGCTTCGCGCAGGGCAGTGCGGCGGCCTACACCTGGATGGTCCCGCAGGACGTCTCCGGCCTCGCCGACGCGATGGGCGGCAAGGCCACCGCGGTCACCCGGCTCGACGGGTTCTTCCACGACGGAGCAGGAAACTGGCAGCTCAAGGGCGGCGGCCCGCTCAAGTACGACCCGACGAACGAGCCCGACATCCACGCGCCCTGGCTGTACAACGAGCTCGGCCGGCCGTGGAAGACGCAGGAGACCGTCCGGCAGCTGGTGAACTCCGTGTACGGCACCGGGCCGTCCGGGCTGCCCGGCAACGACGACCTCGGCACGATGTCCGCGTGGTACGTCTTCGCCGCGCTCGGCGTCTACCCGCGCACGCCCGGCTCGGGCGAGCTGCTGCTGTCGAGCCCGCTGTTCCCGGGCGCCGTGATCCGGCCGGCGGGTGGTGCGCCGATCCGGATCACGACGTCGGGCAGCGGCAAGTACGTCCAGGACGTCCGCCGGGACGGCAGGCCGCAGCGCGACTGGAAGGTCGACGCGTCCTTCCTGCGCGGGGGGCGCCTGGACTTCCGCCTGTCCGAGACGCCGGCGACCTGGGGGAGTTAG
- a CDS encoding 3-hydroxyacyl-CoA dehydrogenase NAD-binding domain-containing protein codes for MAESKTIRWEQDEDGIVTLTLDDPNQSANTMNADFRESLGVTVDRLEAEKDSITGVVITSAKKTFFAGGDLNDLIQAKPEHATELTEGSALMKGQMRRIEQLGKPVVAAINGAALGGGLEIALATHHRIAADVKGSQIGLPEVTLGLLPGGGGVVRTVRLLGIQSALLNVLLQGQRHRPAKALELGLVHELVGSVEELVPAAKAWIKANPEGGVQPWDVKGYKIPGGTPSNPSFAANLPAFPANLRKQIKGANMPAPRAILAAAIEGAQVDFDTAIQIETRYFIHLATGQVSKNMTKAFFFDLQTINSGGSRPDGFEKYTARKVGVLGAGMMGAAIAYVSAKAGIDVVLKDVSLEAAEKGKGYAAKIEQKALSRGKTTQEKSDALLAKIKPTADPADFAGVDFVIEAVFESVELKHKVFGEIESIVNADAVLGSNTSTLPITTLAEGVQRTEDFIGIHFFSPVDKMPLVEIICGEKTSPATLAKVFDYTLQIKKTPIVVNDSRGFFTSRVIGTFINEAVAALGEGVEPASIEQAGSQAGYPAPPLQLMDELTLTLPRKIRKETREAIEAAGGTWKAHASEAVIDRMVEEFDRKGRSTGAGFYEYSEDGKRVGLWPGLRDAFKSGSAEVPFEDLKERMLFAEALETVKCFDEGVLTSVADANIGSIFGIGFPAWTGGVIQYINQYEGGLQGFVDRSRELAARYGDHFEPPASLVEKAAKGEIYE; via the coding sequence ATGGCTGAGAGCAAGACCATCCGCTGGGAGCAGGACGAGGACGGCATCGTCACGCTGACCCTCGACGACCCGAACCAGTCGGCGAACACGATGAACGCTGACTTCCGCGAGTCGCTCGGCGTGACCGTGGACCGCCTGGAGGCCGAGAAGGACTCCATCACCGGCGTCGTCATCACGTCCGCGAAGAAGACCTTCTTCGCCGGTGGCGACCTGAACGACCTCATCCAGGCGAAGCCCGAGCACGCGACCGAGCTGACCGAGGGCAGCGCCCTGATGAAGGGGCAGATGCGCCGCATCGAGCAGCTCGGCAAGCCGGTCGTCGCGGCGATCAACGGCGCCGCGCTCGGCGGTGGCCTGGAGATCGCGCTGGCGACGCACCACCGCATCGCCGCCGACGTCAAGGGCAGCCAGATCGGCCTGCCCGAGGTGACGCTGGGCCTGCTGCCCGGCGGCGGTGGCGTGGTCCGCACGGTCCGGTTGCTGGGTATCCAGAGCGCGCTGCTGAACGTCCTGCTGCAGGGTCAGCGGCACCGCCCGGCCAAGGCGCTCGAACTCGGCCTCGTGCACGAGCTCGTCGGCTCGGTCGAGGAGCTCGTCCCCGCCGCGAAGGCGTGGATCAAGGCGAACCCCGAAGGCGGCGTCCAGCCGTGGGACGTCAAGGGCTACAAGATCCCCGGCGGCACCCCGTCGAACCCGAGCTTCGCGGCCAACCTGCCGGCGTTCCCGGCGAACCTGCGCAAGCAGATCAAGGGCGCGAACATGCCGGCGCCGCGGGCGATCCTGGCCGCCGCGATCGAGGGCGCGCAGGTCGACTTCGACACCGCGATCCAGATCGAGACGCGCTACTTCATCCACCTCGCCACCGGCCAGGTCTCGAAGAACATGACGAAGGCGTTCTTCTTCGACCTGCAGACCATCAATTCCGGCGGTTCGCGGCCGGACGGTTTCGAGAAGTACACGGCTCGCAAGGTGGGCGTGCTGGGCGCCGGGATGATGGGCGCGGCGATCGCGTACGTGTCGGCGAAGGCGGGCATCGACGTCGTCCTCAAGGACGTCTCCCTCGAGGCGGCCGAAAAGGGCAAGGGCTACGCGGCCAAGATCGAGCAGAAGGCCCTTTCGCGCGGCAAGACCACGCAGGAGAAGTCGGACGCGCTGCTGGCGAAGATCAAGCCGACCGCCGACCCGGCCGACTTCGCGGGCGTCGACTTCGTGATCGAGGCCGTCTTCGAGAGCGTCGAGCTGAAGCACAAGGTGTTCGGCGAGATCGAGAGCATCGTCAACGCCGACGCGGTGCTGGGCTCGAACACCTCGACGCTGCCGATCACCACCCTCGCCGAGGGCGTGCAGCGGACCGAGGACTTCATCGGGATCCACTTCTTCTCGCCGGTGGACAAGATGCCGCTGGTCGAGATCATCTGCGGCGAGAAGACGTCGCCGGCGACGCTGGCGAAGGTCTTCGACTACACGCTGCAGATCAAGAAGACCCCGATCGTCGTCAACGACAGCCGTGGCTTCTTCACCTCGCGTGTGATCGGCACGTTCATCAACGAGGCCGTCGCCGCGCTGGGCGAGGGCGTCGAGCCGGCGTCGATCGAACAGGCGGGTTCGCAGGCCGGCTACCCGGCGCCGCCGCTGCAGCTGATGGACGAGCTGACGCTGACCCTGCCGCGCAAGATCCGCAAGGAGACCCGCGAGGCGATCGAGGCCGCGGGCGGCACGTGGAAGGCGCACGCGTCCGAGGCCGTGATCGACCGGATGGTCGAGGAGTTCGACCGCAAGGGCCGTTCGACGGGCGCGGGCTTCTACGAGTACTCCGAAGACGGGAAGCGCGTCGGCCTGTGGCCGGGCCTGCGCGACGCGTTCAAGTCCGGCTCGGCCGAGGTGCCGTTCGAGGACCTCAAGGAGCGCATGCTGTTCGCCGAGGCGCTCGAGACGGTGAAGTGCTTCGACGAAGGCGTGCTGACGTCGGTGGCGGACGCGAACATCGGCTCGATCTTCGGCATCGGCTTCCCGGCGTGGACCGGTGGCGTCATCCAGTACATCAACCAGTACGAGGGTGGCCTGCAGGGCTTCGTCGACCGTTCCCGTGAGCTGGCCGCCCGGTACGGCGACCACTTCGAGCCGCCGGCTTCGCTCGTGGAGAAGGCCGCCAAGGGCGAGATCTACGAATAG
- a CDS encoding acetyl-CoA C-acetyltransferase — protein MSSEAYIYEAIRTPRGKNKGGALHGTKPVDLVVGLINELKVRHPNLDPAVIDDVVLGVVSPVGEQGAVIARTAALNAGLPETVAGVQLNRFCASGLEATNTAAQKVRSGWDNLVIAGGVESMSRVPMGSDGGALFMDPATAYDNYIVPQGTGADLIATIEGFSREDVDRWAVRSQDRAEAAWSGGYFAKSVVPVKDINGVTVLDHDEHRRPGSTVEGLGKLKPAFAGIGELGGFDAVALQKYHSVEKINHVHTGGNSSGIVDGAALVLVGSEQIGKTFGLTPRARIVATASIGSEPTIMLTGPTPATEKVLKTAGLKPEDIDLWELNEAFASVVLKWIKDLHLDEEKVNVNGGAIAMGHPLGATGAMLVGTVVDELERRQARRALVTLCIGGGMGVATIIERV, from the coding sequence GTGAGTAGCGAGGCCTACATCTACGAGGCGATCCGCACGCCTCGCGGCAAGAACAAGGGCGGTGCCCTGCACGGCACCAAGCCGGTCGACCTGGTGGTCGGCCTGATCAACGAACTGAAGGTCCGCCACCCGAACCTCGACCCCGCCGTGATCGACGACGTCGTACTGGGCGTCGTCTCGCCGGTCGGCGAGCAGGGCGCGGTCATCGCGCGCACCGCCGCGCTGAACGCCGGCCTGCCCGAGACCGTCGCCGGCGTGCAGCTCAACCGCTTCTGCGCCTCCGGCCTGGAGGCCACGAACACCGCCGCGCAGAAGGTCCGCTCCGGCTGGGACAACCTGGTCATCGCCGGCGGCGTCGAGTCGATGTCGCGCGTCCCGATGGGCTCCGACGGCGGCGCGCTGTTCATGGACCCGGCCACCGCGTACGACAACTACATCGTCCCGCAGGGCACCGGCGCCGACCTGATCGCGACCATCGAGGGCTTCTCCCGCGAGGACGTCGACCGCTGGGCCGTCCGCTCGCAGGACCGCGCCGAAGCGGCCTGGTCCGGCGGCTACTTCGCCAAGTCCGTCGTCCCGGTCAAGGACATCAACGGCGTGACCGTGCTGGACCACGACGAGCACCGCCGTCCCGGCTCCACCGTCGAGGGCCTCGGCAAGCTCAAGCCCGCCTTCGCCGGCATCGGCGAGCTGGGTGGCTTCGACGCCGTCGCGCTGCAGAAGTACCACTCGGTCGAAAAGATCAACCACGTCCACACCGGCGGCAACTCCTCCGGCATCGTCGACGGCGCCGCGCTGGTGCTCGTCGGCTCCGAGCAGATCGGGAAGACCTTCGGGCTGACGCCGCGTGCCCGGATCGTGGCGACCGCGTCGATCGGCTCCGAGCCGACGATCATGCTCACCGGTCCGACCCCGGCCACGGAAAAAGTACTGAAGACCGCGGGCCTCAAGCCCGAGGACATCGACCTGTGGGAGCTCAACGAGGCGTTCGCGTCCGTCGTGCTCAAGTGGATCAAGGACCTGCACCTCGACGAGGAGAAGGTCAACGTCAACGGCGGCGCGATCGCCATGGGCCACCCGCTCGGCGCCACCGGCGCGATGCTGGTCGGCACCGTGGTCGACGAGCTCGAACGCCGCCAGGCGCGCCGCGCCCTGGTGACCCTGTGCATCGGCGGCGGCATGGGCGTCGCCACCATCATCGAGCGGGTGTGA
- a CDS encoding TetR/AcrR family transcriptional regulator gives MTDVERSSRPRDRKAQLATVAAELFRARGFPGVSIKDIADAAGVTGPALYRHFADKQAILAYVVLSGFDDLEEATAEALSDSVPPADQLEFLLGLLATQAVERREIAALWRWEGRHLPKEDQREIARRSALALAAWSKALQARRPELAAEDAELLCWAALSVFGSVSVHHASVARRRFAALLVELALNVLNTTLPTPSSAPPAVATSLGTPSRREQVLAAATTLFAQRGFHDVSMEDIGAAAGIAGPSVYRHFPSKAALMVAIGHRAADRLALAAERALQAPDERSALRRLAASYVDTILHTPELLVSFSADRVTMPDRDKADLLRVQRDYVGQWVTLLSTVRPELPAREAKITVHAALTIANDLARTRRAASRPNFEAELTTLLRTVLGIV, from the coding sequence ATGACCGACGTCGAACGCAGCTCGCGCCCCCGCGACCGCAAGGCCCAGCTGGCCACGGTGGCGGCAGAGCTGTTCCGCGCCCGCGGCTTCCCGGGAGTGTCGATCAAGGACATCGCGGACGCGGCGGGGGTAACCGGCCCGGCACTGTACCGGCACTTCGCGGACAAGCAGGCGATCCTCGCGTACGTGGTCCTGAGCGGCTTCGACGATCTGGAGGAGGCGACGGCGGAGGCGCTGTCGGACTCGGTTCCCCCGGCTGACCAGCTGGAGTTCCTCCTGGGCCTGCTCGCCACGCAGGCGGTCGAGCGCCGCGAGATCGCGGCGTTGTGGCGCTGGGAGGGCAGGCATCTGCCGAAGGAGGACCAGCGCGAGATCGCCCGCCGCTCGGCACTGGCGCTGGCGGCGTGGTCGAAGGCGCTGCAGGCCCGGCGCCCGGAACTGGCCGCCGAGGACGCCGAGCTCCTCTGCTGGGCAGCCCTGTCGGTGTTCGGCAGCGTGTCGGTGCACCACGCGTCGGTCGCCCGCCGCCGCTTCGCCGCACTCCTGGTCGAACTGGCCTTGAATGTGCTGAACACCACACTGCCCACACCGTCTTCCGCACCCCCTGCCGTGGCGACGAGCCTGGGCACGCCATCCCGCCGCGAGCAGGTCCTGGCGGCGGCAACAACCCTGTTCGCCCAGCGCGGCTTCCACGACGTGAGCATGGAGGACATCGGAGCGGCGGCGGGCATAGCCGGGCCCAGCGTCTACCGCCACTTCCCGAGCAAGGCGGCCTTGATGGTGGCGATCGGCCACCGGGCGGCGGACAGACTGGCACTGGCGGCAGAGCGGGCACTCCAGGCACCGGACGAACGCTCGGCCCTACGGCGCTTGGCGGCGTCGTACGTCGACACGATCCTGCACACGCCGGAGCTGCTGGTGTCGTTTTCGGCGGACCGCGTGACGATGCCGGACCGGGACAAGGCGGACCTGCTGCGAGTGCAGCGGGACTACGTGGGCCAGTGGGTGACGTTGCTGTCAACGGTGCGACCGGAGTTGCCGGCACGGGAAGCGAAGATCACGGTCCACGCGGCGTTGACCATTGCGAACGACCTGGCCCGCACGCGCCGGGCCGCGTCGCGGCCGAACTTCGAGGCGGAGCTGACGACGTTGCTCCGGACCGTCCTCGGCATCGTCTGA